From a region of the Betta splendens chromosome 5, fBetSpl5.4, whole genome shotgun sequence genome:
- the LOC114855266 gene encoding plexin-A2-like isoform X1, with the protein MGTCSDKKWTHCSLAERHRSLKVMSWPVALWLLTLISVNEKMAAGQTLNAFLSEKREWSLNHLTVHQSTGALYIGAVNRIYKLSANLTLLVSHDTGPEYDNKACYPPLIVQPCSEALASTDNVNKLLLVDYSNNRLLACGSLYQGVCKLMRLDDLFILVEPTHKKEHYLSSDNQTGTMFGVVVPSQGQDATLYIGTAVGGKQDYFPTISSRKLPRDPESSAMLDYELHTDFVSSLIKIPSDTLALVPHFDIYYIYGFASGGFVYFMTVQPETPENGMPAGSSPGDLFYTSRIIRLCKGDKKFHSYVSLPVGCVHRGEEYRLLQAAYLSKAGRVLAKSLNISAQEDVLFAVFSKGQKQYRDPSDHSALCVFTIQDINTRIKERLQSCYQGEGNLELHWLLGKDVQCTKAPVPIDDHFCGLDINQPLGGSQLASGRTVFIESRDRLTSVTSYIYNGHSVVFLGTRSGRLKKIRVDGPLEGGVLYETVTVMKDSSPILRDMAFSLDRNSLYVMSDRQVAQVPVEACEQYGTCAECLSSGDPHCGWCVLYNMCSRRDRCHRAEEMFRFATDIDQCVKVIAHPDSIAVSAHSVPLLLEVNNVPDLSAGITCSFGQQAQMEGHVKGNRVMCLSPAGKEVPQIPEGQDWAGVELRLNSKETGQMVASTEVKFYNCSTHRTCLSCVNSTFLCHWCKYRNLCTHDPSSCSFLEGRVNASEDCPQLLHSGEILIPAGEVRPITLKARNLPQPQSGQRGYECVVHVQGVSHRVTALRFNSTSVQCQNSSYMYEGVKISDLAVDLSIVWNGNFIIDNPEKIKVHLYKCSAQRDSCGMCLRAERKFQCGWCSGEGKCTMRQHCPPISPYASRWLDLSAKHVKCTNPRITEVSPVAGPLEGGTLVTIQGLNLGLSFSELKGNVEVAGVQCTAKEEGYITAEQIVCMMASAPKGSAPGPVKLCVGECRPELRAQSSQLYSFVVPSMLALTPGRGPESGGTKVTIVGENLGAGSTVNVYFGNQTCELYRRTMSEIVCFSAPSVTGAGTVQVSLRVDRAQVPGSLAFEYIEDPTVQRIEPLWSITSGHTTLTVTGTNLDVVQEPRVRVKYAGQESVNVCKVMNTTTISCFAPSLKADYTAEQETIKHVDEFGFVFNNVQALLTYNNTSFVYYPNPYLEPLSLSGVLEQKPGAPIILKGRNLVPSASGGARLNYTVLIGDTPCSLTVSDTQLLCEPPNLTGQHKVRVQVGGLHISPGEVHIRSDSLLTLPAIFSITAGGGLLLIIVIIVLLAYRRKSHENDLTLKRLQMQMDNLESRVALECKEAFAELQTDINELTSDLDRAGIPYLDYRTYAMRVLFPGIDDHPVLRELEVPGSGQANVEKALKQFAQLVNNKVFLLTFIRTLELQRSFSMRDRGYVASLIMTALQGRLEYATDILKHLLSDLIERNVESKNHPKLLLRRTESVAEKMLTNWFAFLLHKFLKECAGEPLFMLFCAIKQQMEKGPIDAITGEARYSLSEDKLIRQQIEYKTLTLSCVNPDNENSPEISVKVLNCDTITQVKEKILDAVYKNMPYSQRPRAADMDLEWRQGRTARVVLQDEDITTKIDSDWKRLNTLMHYQVSERCVVALVPKQMSSFNIPSSASFPRSISRYGMDVPFRSTPTSPDSPHSRVPMLTPDLESGVKVWHLVKNHDHGDQKEGERGSKMVSEIYLTRLLATKGTLQKFVDDLFETLFSTVCRGTALPLAIKYMFDFLDEQADRHGINDMDVRHTWKSNCLPLRFWVNVIKNPQFVFDIHKSSITDACLSVVAQTFMDSCSTSEHRLGKDSPSTKLLYAKDIPHYKSWVERYYADINRLPAISDQDMNAYLAEQARLHSSEFNVLSALHEIYAYVSKYSQEIIEALEQDEQAQKQKLAYKVEQIISVMSTES; encoded by the exons ATGGGAACGTGCTCGGATAAAAAATGGACTCACTGCAGCCTCGCTGAACGTCACAGGTCTCTAAAGGTCATGTCATGGCCCGTGGCACTGTGGCTATTGACTCTAATCTCAGTGAATGAAAAGATGGCCGCCGGACAGACTCTGAACGCCTTCCTATCAGAGAAGAGGGAGTGGTCCCTCAACCACCTGACGGTGCATCAGTCCACGGGGGCGCTCTACATCGGAGCTGTCAACCGCATCTACAAACTGTCGGCCAATCTCACTCTCCTGGTGTCTCACGACACGGGACCGGAGTACGACAACAAAGCGTGCTATCCCCCGCTGATCGTCCAGCCCTGCTCCGAGGCCCTGGCCTCCACCGACAACGTCAACAAACTGTTGCTCGTCGACTACTCCAACAACCGGCTGCTGGCCTGCGGCAGCCTCTACCAGGGCGTGTGCAAGCTCATGAGGCTGGACGACCTCTTCATCCTGGTGGAGCCCACACATAAGAAGGAGCACTACCTGTCCAGCGACAACCAGACGGGGACCATGTTTGGGGTTGTGGTGCCGTCGCAGGGTCAGGATGCCACTCTGTACATCGGCACAGCCGTGGGCGGAAAGCAAGACTACTTCCCCACCATCTCCAGCCGGAAGCTGCCGCGTGACCCGGAATCCTCGGCCATGCTGGACTACGAGCTGCACACGGACTTTGTCTCCTCCCTGATCAAAATCCCCTCCGACACCCTGGCTCTCGTCCCACACTTCGACATCTACTACATCTACGGCTTTGCTAGTGGCGGCTTTGTCTACTTCATGACGGTGCAGCCAGAGACCCCAGAGAACGGGATGCCGGCGGGGAGCTCCCCCGGGGACCTGTTCTACACCTCGCGCATCATCCGCCTCTGCAAAGGCGACAAGAAGTTCCACTCCTACGTGTCGCTTCCTGTGGGATGCGTGCACAGGGGCGAGGAGTACCGCCTGCTGCAGGCCGCCTACCTGTCCAAGGCCGGAAGGGTTCTGGCCAAGTCGCTCAACATCAGCGCGCAGGAGGATGTCCTCTTCGCAGTGTTTTCCAAGGGACAGAAGCAGTACCGTGACCCTTCAGATCACTCCGCCCTCTGCGTCTTCACCATCCAGGACATCAACACGCGCATCAAGGAGCGGCTGCAGTCCTGCTACCAGGGAGAGGGGAACCTGGAGCTGCACTGGCTGCTGGGGAAGGACGTGCAGTGCACTAAGGCG CCCGTGCCCATTGATGATCACTTCTGTGGCCTGGATATAAACCAGCCCCTGGGGGGTTCTCAGCTGGCGTCGGGTCGGACAGTTTTCATCGAGAGCAGGGACAGGCtgacctctgtgacctcctACATATACAATGGACACAGTGTGGTCTTCCTTGGCACCCGAAGTGGGCGACTGAAGAAG atcAGAGTGGACGGCCCTTTGGAGGGAGGGGTGTTGTACGAGACAGTGACTGTGATGAAGGACAGCAGCCCCATCCTCCGGGACATGGCCTTCTCCCTGGACAGAAACTCTCTCTATGTCAtgtctgacagacag GTGGCACAGGTCCCTGTGGAGGCCTGTGAGCAGTACGGCACATGTGCGGAGTGTCTGAGCTCCGGTGACCCCCACTGTGGCTGGTGCGTCCTCTATAATAT GTGCTCAAGGAGAGACCGGTGTCACAGGGCGGAGGAGATGTTCCGATTCGCCACTGACATTGACCAGTGTGTGAAGGTTATCGCTCACCCTGACAGCATTGCTGTATCAGCACACAGCGTCCCT CTTCTGCTGGAGGTGAATAACGTTCCAGACCTCTCTGCTGGAATCACCTGCTCGTTTGGCCAGCAGGCCCAGATGGAGGGTCACGTTAAAGGGAACAGGGTCATGTGCCTCTCCCCAGCCGGGAAGGAGGTCCCTCAAATACCAGAGGGACAAG ACTGGGCGGGCGTAGAGCTTCGTCTCAACTCAAAGGAGACCGGTCAAATGGTCGCCAGCACGGAGGTGAAGTTCTACAACTGCAGCACACATCGAAC GTGTCTTTCCTGTGTGAACAGCACTTTTCTCTGCCACTGGTGTAAATACCGCAACCTGTGCACCCATGACCCGAGCAGCTGTTCTTTCCTGGAGGGCAGAGTCAACGCCTCAGAG GACTGCCCTCAGCTCCTTCACTCGGGGGAAATTCTCATTCCAGCCGGCGAGGTCCGACCCATCACCCTGAAGGCCCGGAACCTTCCCCAGCCGCAGTCGGGCCAGCGCGGCTACGAGTGCGTGGTGCACGTGCAGGGTGTCAGCCACCGTGTCACGGCTCTGCGCTTCAACAGCACCAGCGTGCAGTGCCAGAACAGCTCG TACATGTACGAGGGTGTGAAGATCAGTGACCTGGCTGTGGACCTCTCCATCGTATGGAACGGCAATTTTATCATTGACAATCCAGAGAAGATTAAAG TGCACCTCTACAAGTGCAGTGCCCAGCGGGACAGCTGTGGCATGTGTCTGCGAGCCGAGAGGAAGTTCCAGTGCGGCTGGTGCAGCGGTGAGGGCAAATGCACCATGAGGCAGCACTGTCCTCCCATCTCTCCCTACGCAAGCCGCTGGCTGGACCTTTCTGCCAAGCATGTCAAGTGCACCAACCCACGcattactgag GTCAGTCCAGTGGCGGGGCCTCTGGAGGGGGGCACACTGGTCACCATCCAGGGCTTGAACCTGGGTCTGTCCTTCTCTGAGCTAAAGGGTAACGTGGAGGTGGCAGGAGTACAGTGCACCGCAAAGGAGGAGGGCTACatcactgcagagca GATTGTTTGCATGATGGCTTCAGCCCCTAAGGGAAGCGCTCCAGGTCCAGTTAAACTCTGCGTTGGCGAATGCAGACCAGAACTGCGTGcacagtcctcccagctctacTCCTTTGTG GTCCCTTCGATGCTGGCACTGACACCTGGAAGAGGACCTGAATCTGGGGGCACAAAGGTCACCATCGTCGGCGAGAATCTGGGTGCAGGCAGCACTGTTAACGTGTACTTTGGTAACCAGACCTGTGAGCTGTACAG GAGGACCATGTCAGAGATTGTGTGCTTCTCTGCGCCATCTGTGACGGGAGCAGGAACAGTGCAGGTCAGTCTGAGAGTCGATCGGGCCCAAGTTCCTGGGAGTTTGGCCTTCGAATATATTGAAGACCCCACAGTCCAACGCATCGAACCACTATGGAGTATCACCAG TGGACACACCACGCTGACAGTGACTGGGACCAACCTGGATGTTGTTCAGGAGCCGCGGGTCAGAGTTAAATATGCCGGCCAGGAATCTGTCAAT GTGTGCAAAGTAATGAACACAACCACCATCAGCTGCTTCGCCCCCTCTCTGAAGGCGGATTACACCGCAGAGCAGGAGACGATTAAACATGTGGATGAGTTCGGCTTCGTCTTCAACAACGTCCAAGCGTTGCTCACGTACAACAACACGAGTTTCGTCTACTACCCCAACCCTTACCTGGAGCCACTCAGCCTATCGGGTGTCCTGGAACAAAAACCTGGAGCTCCCATCATACTCAAA GGACGCAACCTGGTGCCATCTGCATCTGGTGGAGCCAGACTTAATTACACAGTGCTGATTGGAGATACACCCTGTTCTCTTACTGTGTCTGATACTCAGTTACTCTGTGAACCACCAAACCTCACCGGGCAGCACAAAGTCCGG GTTCAGGTAGGAGGCCTTCACATCTCTCCAGGAGAAGTTCACATCCGGTCCGACAGCCTGCTCACCCTCCCTGCCATCTTCAGcatcacagctggaggagggctgctcctcatcattgtcatcatagTCCTACTGGCCTACCGACGAAAGTCACACGAGAACGACCTGACTCTGAAACGTTTGCAGATGCAGATGGACAATCTAGAGTCCCGAGTGGCACTGGAGTGCAAAGAGG CctttgcagagctgcagacagacattAATGAGTTGACCAGCGACCTGGACAGAGCTGGCATTCCCTACCTGGACTATCGCACTTATGCAATGAGGGTTCTCTTCCCTGGCATCGACGATCACCCTGTGCTAAGAGAGCTAGAG GTTCCGGGGAGCGGACAGGCCAACGTGGAGAAAGCCTTGAAGCAGTTTGCTCAGCTGGTGAATAACAAAGTCTTCCTGCTGACATTCATCCGcacactggagctgcagcgctccTTCTCCATGCGTGACCGCGGCTATGTGGCTTCGCTCATCATGACTGCACTGCAGGGACGGCTCGAGTACGCCACAGACATCCTCAAACACCTGCTGTCAGACCTCATCGAACGCAACGTGGAGAGCAAAAACCACCCCAAACTGCTCCTTCGCAG AACGGAATCTGTGGCGGAAAAGATGCTGACGAATTGGTTTGCCTTTTTGCTACACAAATTTCTCAAG GAGTGCGCTGGCGAGCCTCTCTTCATGCTGTTCTGTGCCATCAAACAGCAAATGGAGAAGGGACCAATAGATGCCATCACTGGAGAAGCGCGTTATTCCCTCAGCGAGGACAAGCTCATTCGACAGCAGATTGAATACAAGACTCTG ACGCTGAGCTGCGTAAACCCAGACAACGAGAACAGCCCAGAAATCTCTGTCAAGGTGCTCAACTGTGACACCATTACCCAGGTAAAGGAGAAGATCCTGGATGCGGTGTACAAGAATATGCCCTACTCACAGCGCCCACGAGCTGCAGACATGGATCTAG AGTGGCGTCAGGGCAGGACAGCTCGCGTGGTCTTACAGGATGAGGACATCACCACTAAAATAGATAGTGACTGGAAAAGGCTCAACACACTCATGCACTACCAG GTGTCTGAACGATGTGTGGTAGCCTTGGTTCCCAAACAAATGTCATCTTTCAACATTCCTTCTTCCGCCAGCTTCCCACGCAGCATCAGCAGATATG GTATGGATGTGCCCTTTCGCTCCACTCCTACCAGCCCTGACAGCCCCCACTCCCGCGTGCCCATGCTCACGCCAGACCTGGAAAGTGGGGTCAAGGTCTGGCACCTAGTAAAGAACCACGATCATGGGGACCAGAAGGAGGGGGAACGTGGCAGCAAGATGGTGTCAGAGATCTACCTGACGAGGCTACTAGCAACAAAG GGAACGCTGCAGAAGTTTGTGGACGACCTGTTTGAGACTCTCTTCAGTACCGTGTGTCGGGGCACCGCGCTGCCTCTCGCAATCAAATACATGTTTGACTTCCTGGATGAGCAGGCTGACAGACATGGCATCAATGACATGGATGTTCGACACACATGGAAGAGCAACTG CCTGCCACTGCGTTTCTGGGTAAATGTGATCAAGAATCCCCAGTTTGTGTTTGATATCCATAAAAGCAGCATCACGgacgcctgtctgtctgtggtggCCCAAACATTTATGGACTCCTGCTCGACATCTGAACACCGCCTCGGCAAAGACTCACCGTCCACCAAACTACTCTATGCCAAGGACATCCCGCATTATAAAAGCTGGGTAGAAAG gTACTATGCTGACATCAACCGCCTGCCGGCCATCAGCGATCAGGATATGAATGCCTATCTGGCTGAACAGGCTCGTCTTCACTCCAGTGAGTTCAATGTGCTCAGTGCCCTCCATGAAATCTACGCTTACGTCAGCAAGTACAGCCAAGAG ataATTGAGGCACTGGAGCAGGATGAACAGGCACAGAAGCAGAAACTGGCATAT
- the LOC114855266 gene encoding plexin-A2-like isoform X3, with translation MGTCSDKKWTHCSLAERHRSLKVMSWPVALWLLTLISVNEKMAAGQTLNAFLSEKREWSLNHLTVHQSTGALYIGAVNRIYKLSANLTLLVSHDTGPEYDNKACYPPLIVQPCSEALASTDNVNKLLLVDYSNNRLLACGSLYQGVCKLMRLDDLFILVEPTHKKEHYLSSDNQTGTMFGVVVPSQGQDATLYIGTAVGGKQDYFPTISSRKLPRDPESSAMLDYELHTDFVSSLIKIPSDTLALVPHFDIYYIYGFASGGFVYFMTVQPETPENGMPAGSSPGDLFYTSRIIRLCKGDKKFHSYVSLPVGCVHRGEEYRLLQAAYLSKAGRVLAKSLNISAQEDVLFAVFSKGQKQYRDPSDHSALCVFTIQDINTRIKERLQSCYQGEGNLELHWLLGKDVQCTKAPVPIDDHFCGLDINQPLGGSQLASGRTVFIESRDRLTSVTSYIYNGHSVVFLGTRSGRLKKIRVDGPLEGGVLYETVTVMKDSSPILRDMAFSLDRNSLYVMSDRQVAQVPVEACEQYGTCAECLSSGDPHCGWCVLYNMCSRRDRCHRAEEMFRFATDIDQCVKVIAHPDSIAVSAHSVPLLLEVNNVPDLSAGITCSFGQQAQMEGHVKGNRVMCLSPAGKEVPQIPEGQDWAGVELRLNSKETGQMVASTEVKFYNCSTHRTCLSCVNSTFLCHWCKYRNLCTHDPSSCSFLEGRVNASEPARSDPSP, from the exons ATGGGAACGTGCTCGGATAAAAAATGGACTCACTGCAGCCTCGCTGAACGTCACAGGTCTCTAAAGGTCATGTCATGGCCCGTGGCACTGTGGCTATTGACTCTAATCTCAGTGAATGAAAAGATGGCCGCCGGACAGACTCTGAACGCCTTCCTATCAGAGAAGAGGGAGTGGTCCCTCAACCACCTGACGGTGCATCAGTCCACGGGGGCGCTCTACATCGGAGCTGTCAACCGCATCTACAAACTGTCGGCCAATCTCACTCTCCTGGTGTCTCACGACACGGGACCGGAGTACGACAACAAAGCGTGCTATCCCCCGCTGATCGTCCAGCCCTGCTCCGAGGCCCTGGCCTCCACCGACAACGTCAACAAACTGTTGCTCGTCGACTACTCCAACAACCGGCTGCTGGCCTGCGGCAGCCTCTACCAGGGCGTGTGCAAGCTCATGAGGCTGGACGACCTCTTCATCCTGGTGGAGCCCACACATAAGAAGGAGCACTACCTGTCCAGCGACAACCAGACGGGGACCATGTTTGGGGTTGTGGTGCCGTCGCAGGGTCAGGATGCCACTCTGTACATCGGCACAGCCGTGGGCGGAAAGCAAGACTACTTCCCCACCATCTCCAGCCGGAAGCTGCCGCGTGACCCGGAATCCTCGGCCATGCTGGACTACGAGCTGCACACGGACTTTGTCTCCTCCCTGATCAAAATCCCCTCCGACACCCTGGCTCTCGTCCCACACTTCGACATCTACTACATCTACGGCTTTGCTAGTGGCGGCTTTGTCTACTTCATGACGGTGCAGCCAGAGACCCCAGAGAACGGGATGCCGGCGGGGAGCTCCCCCGGGGACCTGTTCTACACCTCGCGCATCATCCGCCTCTGCAAAGGCGACAAGAAGTTCCACTCCTACGTGTCGCTTCCTGTGGGATGCGTGCACAGGGGCGAGGAGTACCGCCTGCTGCAGGCCGCCTACCTGTCCAAGGCCGGAAGGGTTCTGGCCAAGTCGCTCAACATCAGCGCGCAGGAGGATGTCCTCTTCGCAGTGTTTTCCAAGGGACAGAAGCAGTACCGTGACCCTTCAGATCACTCCGCCCTCTGCGTCTTCACCATCCAGGACATCAACACGCGCATCAAGGAGCGGCTGCAGTCCTGCTACCAGGGAGAGGGGAACCTGGAGCTGCACTGGCTGCTGGGGAAGGACGTGCAGTGCACTAAGGCG CCCGTGCCCATTGATGATCACTTCTGTGGCCTGGATATAAACCAGCCCCTGGGGGGTTCTCAGCTGGCGTCGGGTCGGACAGTTTTCATCGAGAGCAGGGACAGGCtgacctctgtgacctcctACATATACAATGGACACAGTGTGGTCTTCCTTGGCACCCGAAGTGGGCGACTGAAGAAG atcAGAGTGGACGGCCCTTTGGAGGGAGGGGTGTTGTACGAGACAGTGACTGTGATGAAGGACAGCAGCCCCATCCTCCGGGACATGGCCTTCTCCCTGGACAGAAACTCTCTCTATGTCAtgtctgacagacag GTGGCACAGGTCCCTGTGGAGGCCTGTGAGCAGTACGGCACATGTGCGGAGTGTCTGAGCTCCGGTGACCCCCACTGTGGCTGGTGCGTCCTCTATAATAT GTGCTCAAGGAGAGACCGGTGTCACAGGGCGGAGGAGATGTTCCGATTCGCCACTGACATTGACCAGTGTGTGAAGGTTATCGCTCACCCTGACAGCATTGCTGTATCAGCACACAGCGTCCCT CTTCTGCTGGAGGTGAATAACGTTCCAGACCTCTCTGCTGGAATCACCTGCTCGTTTGGCCAGCAGGCCCAGATGGAGGGTCACGTTAAAGGGAACAGGGTCATGTGCCTCTCCCCAGCCGGGAAGGAGGTCCCTCAAATACCAGAGGGACAAG ACTGGGCGGGCGTAGAGCTTCGTCTCAACTCAAAGGAGACCGGTCAAATGGTCGCCAGCACGGAGGTGAAGTTCTACAACTGCAGCACACATCGAAC GTGTCTTTCCTGTGTGAACAGCACTTTTCTCTGCCACTGGTGTAAATACCGCAACCTGTGCACCCATGACCCGAGCAGCTGTTCTTTCCTGGAGGGCAGAGTCAACGCCTCAGAG CCGGCGAGGTCCGACCCATCACCCTGA